Sequence from the Enhydrobacter sp. genome:
ATCTCGACCTTGCGCTGAAGGGTGTCGGCCTGGCCCTTCTCGTCGAACGCCATCACGACCACGGCGGCACCATAGCGGCGCACCTTGCGGGCGTGGTCCATGAAGGCCTCGACGCCCTCCTTCATCGAGATCGAGTTGACGATCGGCTTGCCGGCGACGCACTTCAGGCCGGCCTCGATCACGCTCCACTTGGAGCTGTCGATCATGATCGGCACCCTGGCGATGTCGGGCTCCGAGGCGATCAGCTTCAGGAAGGTGTCCATCGCCTTCTCGGCGTCGAGCAGGCCCTCGTCCATGTTGACGTCGATGATCTGCGCGCCGGCCTCGACCTGCTGGCGCGCGACCTCGACCGCTGCTGCATAGTCGCCCTCCAGGATCAGCTTCTTGAACTTGGCCGATCCGGTGACGTTGGTGCGCTCGCCGATGTTGATGAAGGTCGCGGTACGCTCGGCCATCACATGAAACTCGCCGCTTCCATGCCGCTAAGCCGTAGCGCCGGGGGAAGCGCGTGCCACTGGCGCGGCTTGAGACCCTTCACCGCCTCGGCTACGGCCTTGATGTGGGCGGGCGTCGTGCCGCAGCAGCCGCCCACGATGTTCAGCCAGCCATTCTCGGCCCAGCCTCGGACCAGCTTGGCGGTCATCGCCGGCGGCTCGTCGTAGGCGCCGAGCTCGTTGGGCAGGCCGGCGTTGGGATAGACGCAGACCAGCCCGTCGACCTGCGGGTTCAGCGCGCTGACGTAGGGGTGCAGTTCGGTGGCGCCGAAGCTGCAGTTGAGGCCCATCGTCAGCGGCCGGGCGTGGCGCACCGAATGCCAGAAGGCCTCCACCGTCTGGCCCGACAGGTTGCGGCCGGCGAGGTCGGTGAGGGTCATCGACACCATCACCGGCACGATCTCGCCCAGCGCCTCGCCCGCCTCGTCGGCGGCGACGATCGCGGCCTTGGCATTCAAGGTGTCGAACACCGTCTCGATCAGGATGAAGTCGACGCCGCCTTCCAGCAGGCCGTCGATCTGCTCGCGGTAGATGCCCTTGACCTCGTCGAAGCTGACGGCGCGGTAGCCCGGGTCGTTGACGTTGGGCGACACCGAGAGGGTCTTGTTGGTCGGCCCGAGCGCGCCGACCACGAAGCGCGGCTTGGCCGGATCCTTCGCCGTCGCGGCGTCGGCGCAGGCGCGCGTGATCCGCGCCGCGGCGACGTTGATGTCGCGCGCGCGGTCCTGCAGGCCGTAGTCGGCCTGGCTGATGGCGTTGGCATTGAAGGTGTTGGTCGCCAGCACGTCGGCGCCGGCTTCGATGTAGGCGTTGCAGATCTCGCCGACGATCTCCGGCCGCGTCAGGTTCAGGAGGTCGTTGTTGCCTTTCTGGTCCTGCGCGAAGTCGCGGCCGCCGCGATAGCCCGACTCGTCGAGCCTGTAGTTCTGGATGGCGGTGCCGTACGGCCCGTCCTTGATCAGGATGCGTTCGGCGGCGATCTCGCGCAGCAGATCGGCCTTGCCGGCACGGGTGTCGGCGTTTGTCACGGCTTGCGCACTCCCAGGAGATGGCAGATCGCGAAGGTGAGATCGGCGCGGTTGAGCGTGTAGAAGTGGAACCGGTCGACGCCCTCGTCGCGCAGCCGGCGGCACAGGTCGCCGGCCACCGTGGCGGCGATCATGCGGCGCGTCTCGACGTCGTCGTCGAGGCCGTCGAACAGGCTGGCGAGCCAGGCCGGCACCTTGGAGCCGCACAGCCCTGCCATCCGCAGGATGCCCTTGAAGTTCGACACCGGCATGACGCCGGGCACGATCGGCACGTCGATCCCGGCGGCGGCGGCGGCGTCGCGAAAGCGCAGGAAGTCGTCGGCCTCGAAGAAGAACTGGGTGATGCAGCGATCGGCGCCGGCATCGACCTTGCGCTTGAGGTTGTCGAGGTCGGCCTTGGCGTCGGCCGAATCGGGATGCTTCTCCGGATACCCCGCGACGCTGATCTGGAACTCACCGATCCTCTTCAGCCCCGCCACCAGCGCGGCGGCGTTCTCGTAGCCGCCCGGATGGGCGCGGTACCTGCCGCCCATCTCGGGCGGCGGATCGCCGCGCAGCGCGACGATGTGGCGGATGCCGGCATCCCAATAGGCGCGCGCGACGTCGTCGATCTCGCCGCAGGTCGCGCCGACGCAGGTAAGGTGCGCGGCGGCGTCGATGCCGGTCTCGCGCTTCAGCCGCGCCACCGTCTCGTGCGTGCGCTGGCGCGTCGAGCCGCCGGCGCCGTAGGTGACGGAGAAGAAAGTCGGCCGCAGCGGCGTCAGCCGTGTCACCGTCTCCCACAGCGTGCGCTCGGCCGTCTCGGTCTTGGGCGGCGAGAACTCGAACGAGACCTCGAGCCGCTGCGGTGCGCGCGCCGGGAACTCGGCGGCGGCCACGCTGAGCGGGCCGGGAGGGAGCGGGCCCGTGTCGGGACTCATCGCGATACTCCTTGGACGGTGAGCGCGGGCGAGCGGGCGGCGCCGGCGCGCGCCGGCAGCTCGCGCTCGCCGCGCCAGATGCCGGTCATGATGCGTCGGCCGGGGAAGTGCAAGGGCTCGAGCGGCTGCAGGCCGGCGCTCTTCAGCCAGCCCTGCACCTGGTTGTCGGCGAAACCGAGATGGACGTGGGCATGCTCGCGCTTGAGCTCGACCAGGTCGTGCGGCGAGAAGTCGACCACCAGCACGACGCCGCCCGGCCGCACCACGCGCGCCGCCTCGGCCAGCGCCGCTGCCGGGTCGTCGGCATAGTGCAGCACGTGATGGATGGTGACGGCGTCGAAGCTCTCCGCCTCGAAGGGCAGGGCGTACATATCGGCCTGGCGGATCTCGGCATTGTCGATGCCGGCGCGCGCGAGGTTGGCGCGGGCGAGCGCCAGCATCTCGCGCGACTGGTCGACGCCGACCGCACGCTCGACCTTGGGCGCGAGCACCTCCAGCAGCCGGCCGGTGCCGGTGCCGATGTCGAGCAGACGGCGTGCGACGGGCGGCAGATGGTGCGCCAGCGCGCGCTCGATCTCGCGGTCGGCGACGTGCAGCGCCCGAAGTTCGTCCCAGCGCTGGGCGTTGTCGCGGAAGAAGCGGACCGCCGCAGTCTGGCGGCGCTGCAGCAGCCCGTCGAGCCGCGCGCGATCGCCGGCGAGCCGGGGATGCCTGGCGTCGAGCCGGCGCACGAATTCACGCACCAGCACCGCGTCGTCGCCGCCGCTCACCAGCCGGAAGCGCGTGAATTGCGCTTCGCGAAAGCGTTCCAGCACGCCGGCCTCGACCAGGAGCTTCAGGTGGCGTGACACGCGCGGCTGGCTTTGGCCGAGGACGTGGACGTAGTCGCTGACGGTCAGATCCTCGCGCGCCGCCAGCGCTAGGATTCGCAACCGCGTGTCCTCGGCGACCGCCCTTAGGAGCGTCAAAAGATGATCCATGATTTATGAATATAAGCATATCTTTATGTTTGCAAGTCCATTTTGCGCACGGGTGCGGCGGGAATGCCACAAGCCTCGACCGTTTGGGCCTATGCACTTCAAACCGTAGTTTGCGTGTGCAAGACTGTTACCCAACAGCGGCAAACAGCCGCCCTTCAGGAATGGCCGGATGGTCGGATTTGTCATGCATCGAGTAGTGGCCAAGGCGCGCCGTTCCCTTCTCGTCGTGGTGGCTTCGGCCGCCCTCGTCGGAGGCTGCGGCTCCTATCAGGACACCGGCACGGCCGACGTCTGGGATCCCATCGAGACGCCCAACCGCTTCATTTTCTCCATCAACCGCGCCGTCGACATGATCGCCCTCCGGCCGATCACGGTCCTCTATCGCGATTGGGTGCCGGCGCCGGCCCAGAAGGGCCTGACCAACCTGCTCAACAACCTCGGCGAACCCGTCACCGCCATCAACGAGGTCGTGCAGGGCGATCCCGGCCGCGCCGCCACGACGCTCGCGCGCTTCATCGTGAACTCGACGGTCGGCATCGTCGGCATCTTCGACGTGGCGAGCGCCATCGGCCTGCCGCGCACCAAGGAGAGCATGGGCAACACCATCGGCTACTATGCCGGCGTCGAGCCCGAGAACGGCGGCTTCTATCTGGTGCTGCCGGTGGCCGGCCCGAGCAACGCGCGCGACGGCGTCGGCCTCGTGATCGACACCGCGGTCGATCCGTTCGGACTGTTCACGGTATTCAACAGCGGCACCGATGCCTGGGAATGGATCGCCGTCGGCGCACGCTATGCCGCCATGGCGGTCGACACGCGCTCGCGCACCATGTTCGCGCTCGACGATCTCGAGAAGAACAGCGTCGACTACTACGCGGCGCTGAAATCGGCCTACACCCAGCAACGCGCCGACACCATCCGCGAGAAGCGGGAGAAGGCGGGCGCGCGGGGCGAATTGAACCGTCGCGACAATCTCGCGTTGGTACGATAGGACTCAAGGCAACTCATTCCGTAGGGAGCGAACGGTGCCTCTGCTCGCTTTTCGTCGTCATGCCGCATGCCTGTTCGTCGCCGGCGCCCTCTGTCTCGCGGCATGGCCGTCGGCGGCCCAGCCGACCGCCGACGATGCCGCCAGGCTGATCCAGGGCGTGTCGCAGAAGGTCATCGACCTGGTGAAGAGCAAGACCGGCGCGGACCGCCAGGCCGGCATTCGCCAGGTCCTCGAATCGGAGTTCGACCTGGCCTACATGGGCCGCTCGGCGCTCGGCACGCACTGGGAACGCACGCCCGAGGACCTGCGCGAGCGCTTCCTCAAGGCCGCGGCGGGCGCGGAGGCGCGCGCCTACAGCGAGCGCTTCGGCCAGTATGGCGGACAGACCCTGGCCCTGGGCCGGGTCGCGAGCCGGCCCAATGGTGTCTTCATGGTCGATTCGCGGCTCAACCAGACGAGCGGCGAGCCGATCAAGATCGAATGGGAGGTGCGCGACCGCGGCCAGGGCCTGCGCATCAGCGACGTCAAGATCGAGGGCGTCAGCATGGTCATGACTAGACGGTCCGATTTCAATTCCTACATCCAGCAGCACGGCGGCAAGGTCGACGCCCTGGTGCAGGAGCTGGAGGCCCGCGGCGCCCGCCAGTAGCGGATGCCGCCGTCCGGTTTGCGCCGGCGGCAGGGCAAGCGTAAAATTCGGTCCGGGAGGCGTCTTGTCCGCCCCGGGTTGCCGGGGTCGAGGAGAGCGCCATGGATAGCGCAGTCGTCAAGAATCCGGCCGAGCACCGCTCGGTCGATCCGGTGTGGACCAGGATCCGCGAGGCCGCCCAGTCGGCCGCTGCGCGCGAGCCGGTGCTGACCGGCATGTTGCACGCCACGGTGCTCAGCCAGTCGCGCTTCGAGGGCGCGCTGAGCTATCACCTCGCGCGCCTGGTCGGCACGACCGAGGTGCCGGCGGCGCTGATCCGCCAGATCTTCGAGGAGGCCTTCACCGTCGATCCCGACATCGGCCTCGCCGCGCGCTTCGACATCGTCGCCGTCACCGACCGCGACCCGGCCTGCACCTCGCATCTCGACCCGCTGCTGTGGTTCAAGGGTTATCATGCGCTGCAGACCTATCGCGCCGCGCACTGGCTGTGGCTGCAGGGTCGGCACGCGCTCGCCCACTACCTGCAGAGCCGCGCCTCGGCGCTGTTCGGGCTCGACATCCATCCCGGCGCCGTGGTCGGCAAGGGCATCTTCATCGACCACGGCACCGGCGTGGTGATCGGCGAGACCGCCGTCGTCGAGGACGGCGTGAGCATGCTGCACGGCGTGACGCTCGGCGGCACCGGCAAGGAGCGCGGCGATCGCCATCCCAAGGTGCGGCGCGGTGTGCTGTTGGGCGCCGGCGCCAAGGTGCTGGGCAACATCGAGATCGGCGCCTGCGCCAAGATCGCCGCGGGCTCGGTCGTGCTCGAGCCGGTGCCGGCCGGCTGCACCGCGGCCGGCGTGCCGGCGCGCATCATCGGCTGCGTCGATGTTCCCGAGCCCGCGCTCGAGATGGACCAGCGAATCTGAGGCCCCGCCCGCTCAGGCGGCGTGACCGATGAAGACGGCCTTGCGCAGGTGGCGGTCGTTGGCGAGCTGGTCGAGGACGAAGCGCGCGACCTCGTCGCGGGTAATGCGAACCAGCCGTGTCTGTGGCGTCACGTCGGTCACGACCTGAAGCGGTGTCGCTCCGGCGGTCGCCGAGAACGGCGCCGGCCGCACGATCACCCAGTCGAGGCCCGACTGTCGGATGAGTTGCTCCTGGCGGTCCTTGTCCTCGTAGAGGGGGCGGGTGAACAGCGGATAGACGATCCAATCGTAGATCAGGCCGCCATGGCCGCGTGTCTCGCCCGCGCCGACACCCGTGATGGCGACCAGGCGGCGGATGCCTTCGGCCATCATCGCCGGGATCAGTTTCGCAGTGACGTCGGAGAAGAGGGTCGTCCGTCGTCCGGGCGCCGCACCGAGCGTCATCACGACGGCCTCCCGACCGGCCACGAGGGCCCGAAGCGCCGCCGCGTCGGTCGGGTCGGCGGCCACGACGTCGACCGCGGCCGGGGCGTCCGCCAGGCGTGCGGCGTCCCGCGTCTGCGCGCGAATCGTGTGGCCGCGCTCCACGCCCTGAGCCATGAGCCGGCGGCCCACGCTGCCGCTCGCGCCGAGAAGCAGGATGCGCATGGCGTTCAGTTCGGTGTGCAGGACTTCATCGCCCGGACATCCTATCATCGTCGGGACGGCAAACCCGGGCAAAGAGGAAGAGGATCGGCGCCATGACACACAAGTTCCGCGGCCTCGCGCTGCATACCTGGACGGTCGACACCACGCCGCTCGCCGGCGCGCTCGAGGCGGCCAGGGCAGGTGGCTTCGACGCCATCGAGCTGCGCCGCGTCGACTTCACGCGCGACCCCGACGCGATCGGGCTGGTCAGGAAGAGCGGCCTGCCGGTCGCCTGCATGGGCGTCGAGTATGGCTGGGTCTTCTCGCGCAAGGGCGAGGAGCAGGAGCGGCTGTTCAAGGTGATGCGCGAGACCTGCGAGAACGCCGTGGCGCTCGGCTGCCCCATGCTGATGACCGCCATCGGCCCGGGCGAGGCGAGCCTCGACGACGCCATTGCCAACATCGCGCGCGCCGGCGCGATCGTGGCGGAACACAAGCTGCGGCTCGCCGTCGAGTACCAGTTCCAGCATCCGGTGATGAAGACGCTCGAGATCGTGCGCGACGCGGTGAAGCGGGCCGGCCAGCCGAGCGTCGGCGTGCTGCTCGACGCCTATCACCTGCAGCGCGGCGGCCGGTCGGGCGCCGGCTTCAGGGACATGCCG
This genomic interval carries:
- a CDS encoding homocysteine S-methyltransferase family protein → MTNADTRAGKADLLREIAAERILIKDGPYGTAIQNYRLDESGYRGGRDFAQDQKGNNDLLNLTRPEIVGEICNAYIEAGADVLATNTFNANAISQADYGLQDRARDINVAAARITRACADAATAKDPAKPRFVVGALGPTNKTLSVSPNVNDPGYRAVSFDEVKGIYREQIDGLLEGGVDFILIETVFDTLNAKAAIVAADEAGEALGEIVPVMVSMTLTDLAGRNLSGQTVEAFWHSVRHARPLTMGLNCSFGATELHPYVSALNPQVDGLVCVYPNAGLPNELGAYDEPPAMTAKLVRGWAENGWLNIVGGCCGTTPAHIKAVAEAVKGLKPRQWHALPPALRLSGMEAASFM
- the metF gene encoding methylenetetrahydrofolate reductase [NAD(P)H] produces the protein MSPDTGPLPPGPLSVAAAEFPARAPQRLEVSFEFSPPKTETAERTLWETVTRLTPLRPTFFSVTYGAGGSTRQRTHETVARLKRETGIDAAAHLTCVGATCGEIDDVARAYWDAGIRHIVALRGDPPPEMGGRYRAHPGGYENAAALVAGLKRIGEFQISVAGYPEKHPDSADAKADLDNLKRKVDAGADRCITQFFFEADDFLRFRDAAAAAGIDVPIVPGVMPVSNFKGILRMAGLCGSKVPAWLASLFDGLDDDVETRRMIAATVAGDLCRRLRDEGVDRFHFYTLNRADLTFAICHLLGVRKP
- a CDS encoding methyltransferase domain-containing protein, producing MDHLLTLLRAVAEDTRLRILALAAREDLTVSDYVHVLGQSQPRVSRHLKLLVEAGVLERFREAQFTRFRLVSGGDDAVLVREFVRRLDARHPRLAGDRARLDGLLQRRQTAAVRFFRDNAQRWDELRALHVADREIERALAHHLPPVARRLLDIGTGTGRLLEVLAPKVERAVGVDQSREMLALARANLARAGIDNAEIRQADMYALPFEAESFDAVTIHHVLHYADDPAAALAEAARVVRPGGVVLVVDFSPHDLVELKREHAHVHLGFADNQVQGWLKSAGLQPLEPLHFPGRRIMTGIWRGERELPARAGAARSPALTVQGVSR
- a CDS encoding VacJ family lipoprotein, with product MHRVVAKARRSLLVVVASAALVGGCGSYQDTGTADVWDPIETPNRFIFSINRAVDMIALRPITVLYRDWVPAPAQKGLTNLLNNLGEPVTAINEVVQGDPGRAATTLARFIVNSTVGIVGIFDVASAIGLPRTKESMGNTIGYYAGVEPENGGFYLVLPVAGPSNARDGVGLVIDTAVDPFGLFTVFNSGTDAWEWIAVGARYAAMAVDTRSRTMFALDDLEKNSVDYYAALKSAYTQQRADTIREKREKAGARGELNRRDNLALVR
- a CDS encoding ABC transporter substrate-binding protein — protein: MPLLAFRRHAACLFVAGALCLAAWPSAAQPTADDAARLIQGVSQKVIDLVKSKTGADRQAGIRQVLESEFDLAYMGRSALGTHWERTPEDLRERFLKAAAGAEARAYSERFGQYGGQTLALGRVASRPNGVFMVDSRLNQTSGEPIKIEWEVRDRGQGLRISDVKIEGVSMVMTRRSDFNSYIQQHGGKVDALVQELEARGARQ
- the cysE gene encoding serine O-acetyltransferase, translating into MDSAVVKNPAEHRSVDPVWTRIREAAQSAAAREPVLTGMLHATVLSQSRFEGALSYHLARLVGTTEVPAALIRQIFEEAFTVDPDIGLAARFDIVAVTDRDPACTSHLDPLLWFKGYHALQTYRAAHWLWLQGRHALAHYLQSRASALFGLDIHPGAVVGKGIFIDHGTGVVIGETAVVEDGVSMLHGVTLGGTGKERGDRHPKVRRGVLLGAGAKVLGNIEIGACAKIAAGSVVLEPVPAGCTAAGVPARIIGCVDVPEPALEMDQRI
- a CDS encoding NAD(P)H-binding protein — translated: MRILLLGASGSVGRRLMAQGVERGHTIRAQTRDAARLADAPAAVDVVAADPTDAAALRALVAGREAVVMTLGAAPGRRTTLFSDVTAKLIPAMMAEGIRRLVAITGVGAGETRGHGGLIYDWIVYPLFTRPLYEDKDRQEQLIRQSGLDWVIVRPAPFSATAGATPLQVVTDVTPQTRLVRITRDEVARFVLDQLANDRHLRKAVFIGHAA
- a CDS encoding sugar phosphate isomerase/epimerase — encoded protein: MTHKFRGLALHTWTVDTTPLAGALEAARAGGFDAIELRRVDFTRDPDAIGLVRKSGLPVACMGVEYGWVFSRKGEEQERLFKVMRETCENAVALGCPMLMTAIGPGEASLDDAIANIARAGAIVAEHKLRLAVEYQFQHPVMKTLEIVRDAVKRAGQPSVGVLLDAYHLQRGGRSGAGFRDMPESEIFYVQYSDVPDAPPNGPPPVDRLPPGRGVADWSGLFRLLAEKNYTGYLSYEAPNPAHWNKPAADTAREGAQATKQALAKAFG